A section of the Papio anubis isolate 15944 chromosome 4, Panubis1.0, whole genome shotgun sequence genome encodes:
- the LOC100999051 gene encoding trypsin-2-like produces the protein MHMRQTNVFTLKKGRSASLVFHPPNVLIATPFDDDDKIVGGYTCEENSLPYQVSLNSGSHFCGGSLINKQWVVSAAHCYKTRIQVRLGEHNIKVLEGNEQFINAAKIIRHPKYNNETLDNDIMLVKLSTPAVINARVSTISLPSALAAAGTECLISGWGNTLSFGADYPDELQCLDAPVLTQAKCEASYPGRITSNMFCVGFLEGGKDSCQRDSGGPVVCNGQLQGVVSWGYGCARKNRPGVYTKVYNYVDWIRDTIAANS, from the exons ATGCACATGAGACAGACAAATGTCTTCACATTGAAAAAGGGGAGGAGTGCATCATTGGTTTTCCATCCTCCAAATGTACTGA TTGCTACCCcctttgatgatgatgacaagATCGTTGGGGGCTACACCTGTGAAGAGAATTCTCTCCCTTACCAGGTGTCACTGAATTCTGGCTCCCACTTCTGTGGTGGCTCCCTCATTAACAAACAGTGGGTGGTGTCAGCAGCTCACTGCTACAAGAC CCGCATCCAGGTAAGACTGGGAGAGCACAATATCAAAGTCCTGGAGGGGAATGAGCAGTTCATCAATGCAGCCAAGATCATCCGCCACCCCAAATACAACAATGAGACTCTGGACAATGACATCATGCTGGTCAAACTCTCCACGCCTGCCGTCATCAATGCCCGTGTGTCCACCAtctctctgccctctgcccttgcaGCCGCTGGCACTGAGTGCCTCATCTCTGGCTGGGGCAACACTCTGAGCTTTGGTG CCGACTACCCAGATGAGCTGCAGTGCCTGGATGCTCCTGTGCTGACCCAGGCTAAGTGTGAAGCCTCCTACCCTGGAAGGATTACCAGCAACATGTTCTGTGTGGGCTTCCTTGAGGGAGGCAAGGATTCCTGCCAG CGTGACTCTGGTGGCCCTGTGGTCTGCAATGGACAGCTCCAAGGAGTTGTCTCCTGGGGCTATGGCTGCGCCCGGAAGAATAGGCCTGGAGTCTACACCAAGGTCTACAACTATGTGGACTGGATTAGGGACACCATAGCAGCCAACAGCTAA
- the LOC100998585 gene encoding trypsin-1 — translation MNPLLILAFVGAAVAFSLPVSTPVAAPFDDDDKIVGGYTCGKNSLPYQVSLNSGYHFCGGSLINKQWVVSAGHCYKTRIQVRLGEHNIEVLEGTEQFINAAKIIRHPDYDRKTLNNDILLIKLSSPAVINARVSTISLPTAPPAAGAKALISGWGNTLSSGADYPDELQCLEAPVLTQAKCEASYPGRITSNMFCAGFLEGGKDSCQGDSGGPVVSNGQLQGIVSWGDGCAQKNKPGVYTKVYNYLTWIKNTIAANS, via the exons ATGAATCCACTCCTGATCCTTGCCTTTGTGGGAGCTGCTG TTGCCTTCTCCCTTCCCGTCTCCACTCCAGTTGCTGCCCCCTTTGACGATGATGACAAGATCGTTGGGGGCTACACCTGTGGGAAGAATTCTCTCCCCTACCAGGTGTCCCTGAATTCTGGCTACCACTTCTGCGGTGGCTCCCTCATTAACAAACAGTGGGTGGTGTCAGCAGGTCACTGCTACAAGAC CCGCATCCAGGTGAGACTGGGAGAGCACAACATCGAAGTCCTGGAGGGAACTGAGCAGTTCATCAATGCAGCCAAGATCATCCGCCACCCAGATTACGACAGGAAAACTCTGAACAATGACATCCTGCTGATCAAGCTCTCCTCACCTGCCGTCATCAATGCCCGCGTGTCCACCATCTCTCTGCCCACCGCCCCTCCAGCTGCTGGCGCCAAGGCCCTCATCTCTGGCTGGGGCAACACTCTGAGCTCTGGTG CCGACTACCCAGATGAGCTGCAGTGCCTGGAAGCTCCTGTGCTGACCCAGGCTAAGTGTGAAGCCTCCTACCCTGGAAGGATTACCAGCAACATGTTCTGTGCAGGCTTCCTTGAGGGAGGCAAGGATTCTTGCCAG GGGGACTCTGGTGGCCCTGTGGTCTCCAACGGACAGCTCCAAGGCATTGTCTCCTGGGGCGATGGCTGTGCCCAGAAGAACAAGCCTGGAGTCTACACCAAGGTCTACAACTATTTGACCTGGATTAAGAATACCATAGCTGCGAACAGCTAA